In Chloroflexota bacterium, the genomic window CTCACACCGAAACAGGTCTTCTGGCTTGGCATGTCTTCTTTCCTGATGGCGGTGGGCATCGGTGTATTTTTCATCCTGACGACGGGATGGCTGCTTCTTCCTCTGCTGGTGTTCGCTGCGATATGTGTTCTTTTCTATACGCCGTTAATACTCAAAATGCCCTGGCCAGAATGGGCCGCCGGGTTTGGTCTTGGCGTGTTGCCGATTCTGGGGCTTTACTTTGTCCAGACCGCTCAATACACCTGGCACACGGTGATTGCGGCAGTTCCCTCCGGGATTCTGGTGCATAACCTCCTCCTGCTCAACGAGTTCCCCGACACCGAGGCAGACGCTCAGGGTGGACGAAGGACTTTGCCTATAATTATGGGCGGGTCGCGTTCCAGCCTCATTTATTCATTTTTTACTATTGCAATCTATCTATGGATAATCGGGTGGGTCATTGCCGGCGTGATGCCCGTCTTCTCGCTTATCGCGCTGTTAACGCTCCCCTTTGCCCTGAAGGCAATCAAGGGTTCCAGGAAGCACCAGGAGATGGCGCGACTCGTTCCCGCGATGGCCAGCAACGTGCTGGTCGTCCTCGTGACGCAGCTTCTCCTGGGCATCGGCTATATACTGGCCAGAATTGTCTGAACAGCTCACGCAATAATCAGAGATGCCGTAATAAATGTTATGAGCAGACCTCTGCAACGCATGTTCACCGAGGTGCCGCCCCGTTACGACCTTATCAATTCGGTCATAACCTGGGGGCTTGACCGGCGGTGGCGGAGAAAAGCGGCGGAGGAATGCCTGAAGGGTAAACCGGAAAAGGTGCTCGACCTCTGCTGCGGGACCGGTGACCTGGCCATAACCGTGTGCAGACTTGGTAGAAGCGAAGTCAGCGTGGTCGGAATCGATTACAGTCCGCCCATGCTGGAAATCGCGCGAAAGAAGGCGGCGTCTCTGGATGGTGATAAGCATATTTCCTTCATCAATGGCGATGCGGCATCTCTCCCTTTCCCCGACGCATCCTTCGACTCTGTCGGCATCTCTTTTGCCTTCCGAAACTTAACCTATAAGAATCCACTGGCGAGACAGCATTTAACTGAGGTCCGGCGCCTCCTCACCGCCGGGGGCAGGTACGTTGTTGTTGAGACCAGCCAGCCCACTGCAAGGTTTATCCGAGGAATATTCCACCGGTATCTGCGCTGGATTGTCCGCCGCGTGGGGGTTTGGCTCTCCGGAAACAAGGGGGCATATAACTATCTGGCGGAGTCGGCGGCCAGCTTCTATACCGCAGAGGAGGTGAAGGCTATGCTGCTTGAGTCAGGTTTCCGTGAGGTTCTGTACCGGCCGCTTCTGTTTGGCGCCGCCGGCATCCATATTGCCGTCAAATGAGTGGTTAAGTCTGCTCTTCGATATATAGTTCTCTCAGGTTGTTGAGGGAGGTGAAAAATTCCCGCATCATAACGCTCACCGGGTACATGCCTTTTCTGGTTACCCGGATTTTGTCCTTGCTCCTTACCAGGTTAGAGAGCTTTAAAAGGAGCAGCTCCGAGTTTAATTTTTTTTCAATACTGGCGCCAAACCTCTGCGCAAACCTATCGGCATCCAGTTCCATGCCGAAGAGTTTGGTGAGCAGATAGTAGCGCTGGTTTTCCCTTTCCGATAGTTTGCGCCAGCCAACGATGGGCAGGGTATCCTGGCTCAGCAACTCGCCGTACCGGTCCAGCGAAAACGTATTCACGTAGAAATTGCCGCCCACGATGCTTACCGAGCCGGCACCGATGCCTATATAGTCGTCGAAGTCGATGATATATTCATCAATCATCCGCTCACCTCTGGAGAAGCACCAGACGGTGGATGCCTTGTAATCGTCTGCGTAGAGTTCCTTAAGGATGACATCGTAAAATCGCTTCTCCTCAGTTATGTCCACGCGGTTGAAGCGCCGCTCCAGAGCGTTTTTTTTGTGCGGGGAAGCCATGAGGGGATAGAAGGTGGCCTGGTCGATATTTAGCTCTTTAAATGTCCGCACATCCGCCCGGAACTGGTCAACCGTCTGGCCCGGGAAATTGAAGACGAAGTCTACGTTCACCGTGTCGAACTCTCCCTCCGCCATCAGCACCTGCTGCTTCATTTCGTCACTGGGGCCGAAAGGCCTTCCCATCGCTTTGACGAT contains:
- a CDS encoding prenyltransferase, giving the protein MKLKLLFLETRPQFLLLSVVLAFLGTSIAWYDGFFNLGYALLAGFGLLLTHISVNTLNDYFDYRSGVDLATKRTPFSGGSGILPAELLTPKQVFWLGMSSFLMAVGIGVFFILTTGWLLLPLLVFAAICVLFYTPLILKMPWPEWAAGFGLGVLPILGLYFVQTAQYTWHTVIAAVPSGILVHNLLLLNEFPDTEADAQGGRRTLPIIMGGSRSSLIYSFFTIAIYLWIIGWVIAGVMPVFSLIALLTLPFALKAIKGSRKHQEMARLVPAMASNVLVVLVTQLLLGIGYILARIV
- a CDS encoding ubiquinone/menaquinone biosynthesis methyltransferase, which produces MSRPLQRMFTEVPPRYDLINSVITWGLDRRWRRKAAEECLKGKPEKVLDLCCGTGDLAITVCRLGRSEVSVVGIDYSPPMLEIARKKAASLDGDKHISFINGDAASLPFPDASFDSVGISFAFRNLTYKNPLARQHLTEVRRLLTAGGRYVVVETSQPTARFIRGIFHRYLRWIVRRVGVWLSGNKGAYNYLAESAASFYTAEEVKAMLLESGFREVLYRPLLFGAAGIHIAVK
- a CDS encoding coproporphyrinogen III oxidase family protein; the encoded protein is MLANMVGWVTRREGHKFLKLQQDIDDSVFTGAREIRDISLYIHIPFCRTLCPFCCFNRYLFKEDKARQYFRHLKRELDLYIEKGFAFSDFYFGGGTPTILMDELVGFIDYLKANFDVKRISLETTPREINRENIARLKAAGINRLSIGVQSFDDGIVKAMGRPFGPSDEMKQQVLMAEGEFDTVNVDFVFNFPGQTVDQFRADVRTFKELNIDQATFYPLMASPHKKNALERRFNRVDITEEKRFYDVILKELYADDYKASTVWCFSRGERMIDEYIIDFDDYIGIGAGSVSIVGGNFYVNTFSLDRYGELLSQDTLPIVGWRKLSERENQRYYLLTKLFGMELDADRFAQRFGASIEKKLNSELLLLKLSNLVRSKDKIRVTRKGMYPVSVMMREFFTSLNNLRELYIEEQT